The Xanthomonas sp. CFBP 8443 genome has a window encoding:
- a CDS encoding histidine phosphatase family protein: MPKLDHADWPQRLWLVRHGQSAGNVARDLAEASGQELIDIATRDADTPLSELGLQQSQQLGHWFAALPADQRPSVLLTSPFLRAQQTCAAIGEALRLPPAAAVLDERLREKEFGILDRYTRHGIASRFPELAEQRASVGKFYFRPPGGESWCDVILRLRSVVEELRRDHAGERVLIVAHQVIVNCMRYLLERLDEAAILDIDRGNDVPNCSVTEYAIGDSEGAPRFGLVQANAVPFEVPVTTASDQPGGPR, encoded by the coding sequence GTGCCGAAACTCGATCACGCCGATTGGCCGCAGCGCCTGTGGCTGGTGCGGCATGGACAGAGCGCGGGCAACGTCGCCCGCGACCTTGCCGAGGCCTCCGGCCAGGAACTGATCGACATCGCCACTCGCGACGCCGACACGCCGTTGTCCGAACTGGGCCTGCAGCAATCGCAACAGCTCGGACATTGGTTCGCGGCGCTGCCGGCGGACCAGCGGCCCAGCGTCCTGCTGACCTCGCCGTTCCTGCGTGCGCAACAGACCTGCGCGGCGATCGGCGAGGCGCTGCGGTTGCCGCCGGCGGCTGCGGTGCTGGACGAGCGCTTGCGCGAGAAGGAATTCGGCATCCTCGACCGCTACACCCGCCACGGCATCGCCAGCCGCTTTCCGGAACTGGCCGAACAGCGCGCCTCGGTCGGCAAGTTCTATTTCCGGCCGCCCGGCGGCGAGAGCTGGTGCGACGTGATCCTGCGCCTGCGCAGCGTGGTCGAGGAACTGCGCCGCGACCATGCCGGCGAGCGCGTGCTGATCGTGGCCCACCAGGTCATCGTCAACTGCATGCGCTACCTGCTCGAACGTCTGGACGAAGCGGCGATCCTGGACATCGACCGCGGTAACGACGTGCCCAACTGCAGCGTCACCGAATACGCCATCGGAGACAGCGAGGGCGCACCGCGTTTCGGCCTGGTCCAGGCCAATGCGGTGCCGTTCGAGGTGCCGGTGACCACCGCGTCCGACCAGCCGGGCGGACCGCGATGA
- a CDS encoding ferritin-like domain-containing protein yields the protein MTRSNTERLLKWLQDAYAMEQEANTMLTATAGRLEHYPELKARIEQHITETRDQSEQVKRCIELLGGSIPAIKGAVASVMATVHAAGNSMMSDEVAKSLGISYAFEHMEVASYRALVIAAKEADQPQIAEICAAILDQEIAMAEWLIEHQEATILAFLKRERTEGQTAKH from the coding sequence ATGACGCGAAGCAATACCGAGCGCCTGCTGAAATGGCTGCAGGACGCCTATGCGATGGAGCAGGAGGCGAACACGATGCTGACCGCCACCGCCGGCCGCCTGGAGCACTATCCCGAACTCAAGGCGCGCATCGAGCAGCACATCACCGAAACCCGCGACCAGTCCGAACAGGTGAAGCGCTGCATCGAACTACTCGGCGGCTCCATCCCCGCCATCAAGGGCGCGGTCGCCAGCGTGATGGCCACCGTGCACGCCGCCGGCAACTCGATGATGAGCGACGAGGTGGCCAAGAGCCTGGGCATCAGCTACGCCTTCGAACACATGGAGGTCGCCAGCTATCGCGCGCTGGTCATTGCCGCCAAGGAGGCAGACCAACCGCAGATCGCCGAGATCTGCGCCGCCATCCTCGACCAGGAAATCGCCATGGCCGAGTGGCTGATCGAACACCAGGAGGCCACGATCCTGGCCTTCCTGAAACGCGAACGGACCGAAGGCCAGACGGCCAAGCACTAG
- a CDS encoding DUF892 family protein, producing the protein MAIKTIDELFLHELSDIYSAEKQLTKALPKLARASTNPDLRAAFETHLEETQGQIERLDKIVEILDLRLKRIKCAAMEGLVEEGKEVIESIEAGPVRDAALIGGAQKVEHYEIASYGTLAAMAKQLGKTDALKLLLETLEEEKSTDEKLTLLAEQGGNEAAAQKRKAA; encoded by the coding sequence ATGGCCATCAAGACCATCGACGAACTGTTCCTGCACGAGCTTTCCGACATCTACAGCGCCGAGAAGCAGCTGACCAAGGCGCTGCCGAAACTGGCCCGCGCCTCGACCAACCCCGATCTGCGCGCCGCCTTCGAGACCCACCTGGAGGAAACCCAGGGCCAGATCGAGCGCCTCGACAAGATCGTGGAGATCCTTGACCTGCGCCTGAAGCGCATCAAGTGCGCGGCGATGGAAGGCCTGGTGGAGGAAGGCAAGGAAGTGATCGAGTCGATCGAAGCCGGCCCGGTGCGCGACGCCGCGCTGATCGGCGGCGCGCAGAAGGTCGAGCACTACGAGATCGCGTCCTACGGCACGCTGGCGGCGATGGCCAAGCAACTCGGCAAGACCGATGCGCTGAAGCTGCTGCTGGAAACGCTGGAAGAAGAGAAGTCCACCGACGAGAAGCTGACCCTGCTCGCCGAGCAGGGCGGCAACGAAGCAGCCGCGCAGAAGCGCAAGGCGGCCTAA
- a CDS encoding manganese catalase family protein, which translates to MFMHNKRLMYTVRVAQPDPALASLMLEQFGGPQGELAAAMRYFTQAIGEVDPGRKDLLYDIATEELSHLEIIGSIIAMLNQGPKAVLSEGMAEAEEMRNLTMNNSTSQTQQILYGGGPALVNSSGVPWTSAYVDSIGEPTADLRSNIAAEARAKIVYERLINVTDDPGIVDALKFLMTREVAHQKSFEKALYAIEPNFPPGKLPGDPAFTDKFYDMSQGEGDLNGPWNSGSQWEKVSDRNRQAAVDGGSGVPSVGLSPAEESALQALAARTMSQPDSDPTTGADLGAGPGAGSTKGNITLQP; encoded by the coding sequence ATGTTCATGCACAACAAGCGGCTGATGTACACGGTCCGCGTGGCGCAGCCGGATCCGGCGCTGGCCTCGCTGATGCTCGAGCAGTTCGGCGGGCCGCAAGGCGAGCTGGCCGCCGCCATGCGCTATTTCACCCAGGCCATCGGTGAGGTCGACCCGGGTCGCAAGGACCTGCTCTACGACATCGCCACCGAGGAACTGAGCCACCTGGAGATCATCGGTTCGATCATCGCCATGCTCAACCAGGGGCCCAAGGCGGTGCTGTCCGAAGGCATGGCCGAGGCGGAGGAGATGCGCAATCTCACCATGAACAACAGCACCAGCCAGACCCAGCAGATCCTGTATGGCGGCGGGCCGGCGCTGGTGAATTCCAGCGGCGTGCCGTGGACATCGGCCTATGTCGATTCGATCGGCGAACCGACCGCCGACCTGCGCTCCAACATCGCCGCCGAGGCGCGCGCCAAGATCGTCTACGAGCGGCTGATCAACGTCACCGACGATCCAGGCATCGTCGATGCGCTGAAGTTCCTGATGACCCGCGAAGTGGCGCACCAGAAGTCGTTCGAGAAGGCGCTGTACGCGATCGAGCCGAACTTCCCGCCGGGCAAGCTGCCGGGCGATCCGGCGTTCACCGACAAGTTCTACGACATGTCGCAGGGCGAAGGCGACTTGAACGGTCCGTGGAACAGCGGCAGCCAGTGGGAGAAGGTCTCCGACCGCAATCGCCAGGCCGCGGTGGACGGCGGCAGCGGCGTGCCCAGCGTCGGCCTCAGTCCCGCCGAGGAGAGCGCGCTGCAGGCGCTGGCGGCGCGCACGATGTCGCAGCCGGACAGCGATCCGACCACCGGCGCCGATCTCGGCGCAGGCCCCGGCGCCGGCTCCACCAAGGGCAACATCACGCTGCAACCGTAA
- a CDS encoding DUF6766 family protein, producing MFFKRNGLSLVLLGLTLLFIGGQALSGQHAYNDELRQQGLAPLMFWEYLRSGHFVGALFENWESEFLQMGMYVLLTVKLRQWGSAESRPLPPDEEDETIAPGTTPWPVRAGGIWLKLYEHSLALAFGLLFLTSFVLHALGSWRHELAERAMQRLPTISFLEHLGSAQFWFESMQNWQSEFLAVFSLVVLTIWLRQKDSPQSKPVPAPHTQTGS from the coding sequence ATGTTCTTTAAACGCAATGGCTTGTCGCTGGTGTTGTTGGGCCTGACCCTGCTGTTCATCGGCGGCCAGGCGCTCAGCGGCCAGCACGCGTACAACGACGAACTGCGCCAGCAGGGCCTTGCGCCGCTGATGTTCTGGGAATACCTGCGCAGCGGCCATTTCGTCGGCGCGCTGTTCGAGAACTGGGAAAGCGAATTCCTGCAGATGGGCATGTACGTGCTGCTCACGGTGAAGCTGCGCCAGTGGGGCTCGGCGGAATCGCGGCCATTGCCGCCGGACGAGGAAGACGAAACCATCGCGCCCGGCACCACGCCATGGCCGGTACGCGCCGGCGGCATCTGGTTGAAGTTGTACGAGCACTCGCTGGCGCTGGCGTTCGGCCTGCTGTTCCTGACCAGCTTCGTGCTGCACGCGCTGGGCAGCTGGCGGCACGAACTGGCCGAGCGCGCGATGCAGCGGTTGCCGACGATTTCCTTCCTCGAGCATCTGGGCAGCGCGCAGTTCTGGTTCGAGTCGATGCAGAACTGGCAGAGCGAGTTCCTGGCGGTGTTCTCGCTGGTGGTGTTGACCATCTGGCTGCGGCAGAAGGATTCGCCGCAGTCCAAGCCAGTGCCTGCGCCGCACACGCAGACCGGGAGCTGA
- a CDS encoding SOS response-associated peptidase, with the protein MRRFVQAFGIEDDLPARLDPPLREALAAYPDHYNLGKGDVASVILCRDGTPQVERLQWGIVPRWSKTPDTPYTTVTARLERAARSRIFAAPWKSQHCVIPLSGYYKWDRSRKPAQPYYIHHADGEVLLAAGLWERWERGEPVLLSFSMLTHANAAIPAPLTADGPIFLDGDRWRSWLRGPRLFPAAFLARAPQPALLAYPVSPAYQRRERNDYTLLEPVDADAARLGDAADAGADEDEDDEDE; encoded by the coding sequence ATGAGACGCTTCGTCCAGGCCTTCGGCATCGAGGACGACCTGCCCGCGCGGCTGGACCCGCCGCTGCGCGAGGCGCTAGCGGCATATCCGGATCACTACAACCTGGGCAAGGGCGACGTCGCGTCCGTGATCCTGTGCCGCGACGGCACGCCGCAGGTGGAGCGCCTGCAGTGGGGCATCGTGCCGCGCTGGTCCAAGACCCCGGACACGCCCTACACCACCGTCACCGCGCGGCTGGAACGCGCCGCGCGCAGCCGCATCTTCGCCGCGCCGTGGAAGAGCCAGCATTGCGTGATCCCCTTGTCCGGCTATTACAAATGGGACCGCAGCCGCAAGCCGGCGCAGCCCTATTACATCCACCATGCCGACGGCGAGGTGCTGCTGGCGGCAGGGCTGTGGGAACGCTGGGAACGCGGCGAACCGGTGCTGCTCAGCTTCAGCATGCTGACCCACGCCAATGCCGCCATTCCCGCGCCGCTGACTGCGGACGGACCGATCTTCCTGGATGGCGACCGCTGGCGCAGCTGGCTGCGCGGACCGCGGCTGTTTCCTGCCGCGTTCCTGGCGCGGGCGCCGCAACCGGCGCTGCTGGCCTATCCGGTGTCGCCGGCCTATCAGCGCCGCGAGCGCAACGACTACACCTTGCTGGAACCGGTGGATGCCGATGCCGCCCGGCTCGGCGATGCTGCCGACGCGGGCGCGGATGAGGACGAAGACGACGAAGACGAGTGA